GAGGGTGCAGTGCTTCAGGACCCGGCGCAGCGGCACGACGACATGGCGCGGCGAGATGGAACCGGCGGCGGCTTCGGGGAGAAACGGCTGATAGGTCATATAGGGGTCGGGGGTGACGACGACGATCTCCGCCTCACCGCTTCTCAGTCTCTGCTTCAGCTTCTGTTGGAGACGCAGCGCCGTGTACATCCCGACATAGCCCCCACCGACGACGAGAACGCGCACACCCGGCGGGGGGCCGGGGGGTGTTCCCCCGGAATCTGAAGCCATCACCACCCCATGACGCAACGTGCGCAGGAGTTTGTCCACAGCCCCGGCAAATTGTGTGACCGGAGGATTCCCGCGGATCGCGACCGGCCTCCGTGCCGTATGTACGGAAGCTCGCAGGTCAGGGGTTATGGGAGGGGTGAGGGGAGGGGTGTGGATCGGTGACCGGCCGGTCCGTGCCCCGATCGGGGGGCGCTCCCGGCGGGCTGCCCTCTTCTGAATTGACCCTGGCTCAACTATGTTCGTATGTCGTCGGGGTGTCGGACGGTGACCATCGGTCCACCCTGACTGACACGGCGGGAGTCTCCGGGGGGAGACGTCATAACCGGGGGAAAAGTTATGCATATTCAGGAATCGCATTGGCCGAATGCTGCGGTCACGTCCGAAGGAAACGGACGGATCGGGGCAGTCGGCACAGTGAGCGGTGTCGGGTCCAGCGGGACCACCGCACCGTCGGCGGCCGTGAGCACCCTGGGGGCCGCGCTCGGCGCCCAGGCCGGTGGAGCCGGCGCCCACAGCCGTTCCGCACCGCTGCGCGTGGACGCGCAGCGCAATCTGGAGCACGTGCTGCGTGCCGCACGCGAGGTGTTCGGCGAGCTGGGGTACGGCGCTCCGATGGAGGACGTGGCGCGTCGCGCCCGGGTCGGCGTCGGCACGGTGTACCGGCGCTTCCCCAGCAAGGACGTGCTGGTGCGCCGGATAGCCGAGGAGGAGACCTCCCGGCTGACCGACCAGGCCCGGTCCGCGCTGGGCCAGGAGGAGGAGCCGTGGTCGGCGCTGTCGCGCTTCCTGCGGACCTCGGTGGCCTCGGGCGCCGGGCGGCTGCTGCCTCCGCAGATACTGCGGGTCGGCGTCGAGGCCGATGAGTCTGCGGTGGTCGGCGATGCGGGTGCCGCACGGGCGGGAGGGGCGCCGGGTGACGGCTGGGACGAACCTCGGGTGCCACAGCAGCGCCAGGAGGCCGGGCAGGCCTCGGCCCAGAGCGGTCCAAGGGGAGCCGAGCACCGTTCCGGACCGGTTGAGGCGGAGGACGAGGACCTCGGCGCCGGAGCGGCCGATCTGTTGGAGGTCGTGGGCCGGCTGGTCGACCGGGCGCGCACGTCCGGTGAGCTGCGCCGCGATGTGACGGTGGCCGATGTACTGCTGGTCATCGCGACGGCGGCGCCCTCGTTGCCGGACGCGGCTCAGCAGGCGGCGGCGTCCGCCCGGCTGCTGGACATCCTGCTGGAGGGACTGCGCTCGCGGCCTGCGTGAGGCCGCCTGATTGAGGCCGCCTGATTGAGGCCGTCCGACTGAGGCCTCCTGATTGAGCGCGGCCTCATGGCGGACTGGGCAGGCCCTCGTCCGGAGGGGGCGGCCTCGTCCGGGGTGCGGTGCTGTCCGAGTGGGGCGGCACTCGTTCAGGGGGCGGTTCCTGCGATGCCTGTCCGAGTGGGGCGGCCTCGTCTGGGTGAGACGACCCTCGTCCGGGTGGGGCGGTCCCCGTCCGGAGGAGGTGGCCCCTTCCGGAGAAGGTGGTCCCCCTCCGGAAGGGGCGACCCTGCCCGGAAGGGGCGCTTCCGCCGCGCTCGTCGTGTTCCGTCCCAACTGTCCCGTCAACACGTCCCGTTACTCCTTCCCCGAATGAGTGCCCGCTAGTGCTCGCATTCGGGAAAGCGCCCCGGATGAGTGGTTGGCGGGGCTGAAGGGTCGCCGCTTCCACGCTCTGTGGCACGCTTGCCCGGTGTTCGGGTCCGAAAGCGCATACGGGGGCGTCCGCGATGAGCGGTGACGGGCAACAGGAAGAGTCGCTCGACGGTGTCTCCACCGCGGACGGCGGCATGGAGTCGACCGGGCTGCCCGGGCACCAGGTGCCGAGCCAGGCCGGGCCTCGGCGCTCGGACGACGGGGAAGAGAGCGGCGGCACCGTCCTGCCCGGACCGTGGCCGCCCGCTCCGGCCGAGAACCCGGCGGACACGGACGCGATCGATGCCGCCGCCGCGGTGCCCATGCAGCGGGCCCCCAGCAGCATGCCCGCCGGGGACGCGCCCTCCGACGCCCAGTTGATCCAGCGGATGCGGGACGGCGACGACCTCGCGTACGAGGCGCTGTTCCTTCGCCACTCCG
This genomic interval from Streptomyces sp. NBC_00464 contains the following:
- a CDS encoding TetR/AcrR family transcriptional regulator; translation: MHIQESHWPNAAVTSEGNGRIGAVGTVSGVGSSGTTAPSAAVSTLGAALGAQAGGAGAHSRSAPLRVDAQRNLEHVLRAAREVFGELGYGAPMEDVARRARVGVGTVYRRFPSKDVLVRRIAEEETSRLTDQARSALGQEEEPWSALSRFLRTSVASGAGRLLPPQILRVGVEADESAVVGDAGAARAGGAPGDGWDEPRVPQQRQEAGQASAQSGPRGAEHRSGPVEAEDEDLGAGAADLLEVVGRLVDRARTSGELRRDVTVADVLLVIATAAPSLPDAAQQAAASARLLDILLEGLRSRPA